The Celeribacter marinus genome window below encodes:
- the rpsH gene encoding 30S ribosomal protein S8 translates to MNDPIGDMLTRIRNSQMRGKSVVSTPASKLRAWVLDVLLDEGYIRGYEGSTDVNGHATLEISLKYYEGTPVIREIKRVSTPGRRVYLGVKDIPTVRQGLGVSIVSTPKGVMSDANARANNVGGEVLCTVF, encoded by the coding sequence ATGAACGATCCTATCGGCGATATGCTTACCCGCATCCGCAACTCTCAGATGCGCGGCAAATCCGTGGTCTCTACGCCAGCTTCCAAGCTGCGCGCATGGGTCCTCGATGTGCTGCTCGATGAGGGCTATATCCGCGGTTACGAAGGTAGCACTGATGTCAACGGTCACGCGACCCTCGAGATCAGCCTCAAGTACTACGAAGGCACCCCTGTTATTCGTGAGATCAAGCGTGTTTCCACGCCTGGCCGTCGCGTATACCTCGGTGTCAAAGACATCCCAACGGTCCGTCAGGGTCTCGGTGTGTCGATTGTCTCCACCCCCAAGGGTGTGATGTCGGATGCAAACGCTCGTGCCAACAATGTTGGCGGCGAAGTGCTTTGCACAGTCTTCTAA
- the rpsN gene encoding 30S ribosomal protein S14 — MAKKSMIAREVKREKLVAKYATKRAALKEIIYDQEKPMEERFRASLKLADLPRNSSATRLHNRCQLTGRPHAYYRKLKVSRIMLRELGSMGQIPGLVKSSW; from the coding sequence ATGGCTAAGAAATCCATGATCGCACGTGAGGTCAAGCGCGAGAAATTGGTGGCAAAATACGCTACCAAACGCGCCGCTCTCAAAGAGATCATCTATGATCAAGAGAAGCCGATGGAAGAGCGCTTTCGCGCATCCTTGAAGCTTGCAGACCTGCCGCGCAACAGCTCGGCTACGCGTCTTCACAACCGCTGTCAGCTGACAGGCCGTCCACACGCTTACTACCGTAAGCTCAAGGTCAGCCGTATCATGCTGCGGGAACTCGGCTCCATGGGCCAGATCCCCGGTCTCGTGAAATCGAGCTGGTAA
- the rplE gene encoding 50S ribosomal protein L5, which yields MLDADTYTPRLKSLYKDTIRAALKEEFGYKNDMMIPRLDKIVLNIGCGAEAVRDSKKAKSAQEDLTAIAGQKALTTIAKKSIAGFRVREDMPLGTKVTLRGDRMYEFFDRLITIAMPRIRDFRGVPGKSFDGRGNYAMGIKEHIVFPEINFDQVDEVWGMDVVIATTAKTDAEAKSLLTAFNMPFNS from the coding sequence ACACATACACCCCGCGTCTCAAGTCGCTCTACAAGGACACCATTCGTGCCGCACTCAAAGAAGAGTTTGGCTACAAAAACGATATGATGATCCCGCGTCTGGACAAAATCGTTCTCAACATCGGTTGCGGTGCTGAAGCTGTACGTGATTCCAAAAAAGCGAAATCCGCTCAGGAAGATCTCACAGCGATCGCCGGCCAAAAGGCACTCACCACAATCGCTAAGAAATCCATCGCTGGTTTCCGCGTTCGTGAGGACATGCCTCTCGGTACGAAAGTCACTTTGCGTGGCGACCGTATGTATGAATTCTTCGATCGTCTGATCACGATTGCAATGCCTCGTATCCGCGACTTCCGCGGCGTGCCGGGTAAGTCCTTTGACGGTCGTGGCAACTACGCCATGGGTATCAAAGAGCACATTGTGTTCCCCGAGATCAACTTCGACCAAGTGGACGAAGTCTGGGGTATGGACGTTGTAATCGCCACTACGGCGAAAACCGACGCTGAAGCCAAGAGCCTGTTGACTGCGTTCAACATGCCCTTCAACAGCTAA